Within the Synergistaceae bacterium genome, the region AGCTTATCTTGGTGGTATCACGCCTTATATTTATTTGCGTCTCTTTCGAAAACCTTTTGACGGCATCACGACATGGATGCGTTATATTGTATTTTTACCTATAACTTTTTTTATTTTTATAGGCACTCACAATATATGGCTCATTACATTGATAATTACAACGTCAATCGTATTTATCGGCGGCCTTGTCTATCGCTCCCAAGGCATTAAGGAATGGAAAAATCCGTGGCTTATTGCCGGTTGGTCCTCATTCACCCTCCTGCTAACCATAGCCAGCGTGAGCAGGGATTTCTGGAACACTTTATCCTTTGATGGGTATCATAGTGAGCCGGCCGCTCTTTTGCTGTTGGGAACATTAATAATATTTTTTGTAGTTGGAGTCATTTTGACAGTTCAAAAATGGACACCTCTGAAGTTGATGGTGATGGCATTTCCTTTGCTGGCGCTTTTCAAATATTTCGGGTTCATTGGGTATGTCCCGATGTTTTGGATCACGAATGTCTACTTCGCAGTTTTAGGAATTATGACCCTGTTATACGGAATGCGGAACAGAGAGCTGCTTGAGATGAATGCAGGCATGCTTCAGCTTGTTTTGCTTATCTCCTCTAAGTTTTTTGATAGTGGAATAAGTATTATCGGACGTGCGATTGTATTCATAATAATTGGACTGATTTTTATTGCGGCTAATATATACCTTGGCCGTTATTTCAAAAAAACAGAAGATAAGCTCTTAACGGAGAAGAAAAATGGATAAAAAGAATTGGTGCCGACTTATATTTTTTCTCATAACTGCGCTGGCCGCCGTGGCGTACCCGGTTTTCAAAATCATTAATTATGAATTGCCGTCAGTGTCTCCTGCCGTTTACCGTTTTAAAGCCGGCATTGTAGATCCGTATGACCCCTTCAGGGGACGTTATGTAGCATTAAACGCTCTCCCGAATGAGATTATATTAAAGGAAGAAAAGAAATTCCAAGACGGAGCATATGTATATGCAGTGCTGAGCAATGATAAACAAGGTATCGCTACTGTAGTGGATTTAGTTGAAAAGCCGATAGCAAAAATGGACTGTCTTAAAATCCGTTTTTATGAATACGGAAATTCTAAAGATAACGCGGGCAGAACAACATACAGGATAAGCCTTCCCTTCGATCGTTTTTACTTAAACGAAAGTATTGCCCCGGAGGCGGAAAAGGCTGTCGCAGATATTACACGAAATAATAACGGTGAGTGCTTAATAATAGTAAAAGTATATTCAGACGGAAATTACGCGATCGAGGACCTCGAAATTAATGGCAAATCTATTCACGAGTACCTAAAGGATATCGCGAGAGAGTAATAGGGGCAGACCTTTATAATTCATAAATCCAGAATTTTTCGGATCTCTTCAATAATTTTCCCGTTGGCCTTCGACTTACATTGCCACTTCAAATCTTCTGCTTGCCCGAGTAACACCCAAATCCGACAGAAGGAACAGGTCTCATATCTCCTTCTTTAAGTAGTGTCAATTGTGTAGGTCTGACCCCACCGTTACATGGAAAATAGCGATCACACATATCAACAGATTTTTTTTCATCACATTCACTCCCTACTTCATTTATTATGGCTTACACACCTTACATGGACGGTGTCCGTCGTTTATCGCCGCTTCTCGTGTGGGATAATAGATGATGTTTTCCGGGTCAATTTTCTGCGCCCATTTACAACTGGCATAATGGAACGGTTCTCGGAGTTTAGAAGCGACATAGGGTCCTGAAGCAATGGACAGCGTTCGCATAGAAAGGATAACCAAAAAGACAACAACAAGTCCAATTACACATGACGAGAGCAACTTTCTCATTTTGTGCACTCCTTTCAAATTTTAACAGAATCTAATTATGTCTCTACTGAGCATATGAGCATATTAATTTTTATAGAACTCGCATCCAATACTTGCGGAATACAGAGCTGAGAAGAGACAAAACAATAACATTTTTTTATCAATCACCTCAAAAGTAATTTTCCAGAGTGGAATAAAACCAATAAATTCGCCTCCGCTTTTTTGTGAAAATCTACACGGAGGCGCTGCAAAAGATAGCAGTAATGACAATATAAATATAGACACGGCGATGTTTCTTATGCTCATTGAGCTGTGCTCGGAAACGGAATTAAAAAGCGATACGGCAATAATAGGTAACACGAGAATTCCTACAATCCACAGCAACATCATCGCTCCCTTTTTGTATTCTCTCAACTTCATTTTTTTATGTCTACATTTTTGTGACGCTATCATAGGCAGTTGAGGTA harbors:
- a CDS encoding GDYXXLXY domain-containing protein, with translation MDKKNWCRLIFFLITALAAVAYPVFKIINYELPSVSPAVYRFKAGIVDPYDPFRGRYVALNALPNEIILKEEKKFQDGAYVYAVLSNDKQGIATVVDLVEKPIAKMDCLKIRFYEYGNSKDNAGRTTYRISLPFDRFYLNESIAPEAEKAVADITRNNNGECLIIVKVYSDGNYAIEDLEINGKSIHEYLKDIARE